Proteins found in one Synergistaceae bacterium genomic segment:
- a CDS encoding cupin domain-containing protein: MDTEALKKDIVTNVYHIDRDKKVPLHKHDKHDEIFYCVAGAGFGVLEDDEVNLEIGGVFNVPAGTMHALRSDADLYVASFLIPIVEQGE, from the coding sequence ATGGACACCGAAGCGCTTAAAAAAGACATAGTGACGAACGTCTACCACATCGACCGGGACAAGAAGGTCCCGCTGCACAAGCACGACAAGCACGACGAGATCTTCTACTGCGTCGCGGGCGCGGGCTTCGGAGTGTTGGAGGACGACGAGGTGAACCTAGAAATCGGTGGAGTGTTCAACGTCCCCGCCGGGACCATGCACGCACTGCGGTCGGACGCCGACCTATACGTGGCCTCGTTCCTGATCCCGATTGTCGAGCAAGGAGAGTAA
- a CDS encoding pyridoxamine 5'-phosphate oxidase family protein — translation MIDEKLIEVIKTPPDAALSIVTRGEDGPHLVNSWNSYVRTTEDGKLIIPVGGMTETERNAQRDDRVMLSICNREVQGKKYKGTGFLVKGTAAFVKEGPEFDTLKAEFPWARAALVVTVVEATQTL, via the coding sequence ATGATCGACGAAAAACTGATCGAGGTGATCAAAACCCCGCCGGACGCGGCTCTTTCGATCGTCACTCGGGGGGAGGACGGGCCTCACTTGGTGAACTCGTGGAACAGCTACGTGCGGACCACCGAGGACGGAAAGCTGATCATCCCGGTCGGCGGCATGACCGAGACTGAGCGCAACGCGCAGAGGGACGACAGGGTCATGCTGAGCATCTGCAACCGCGAGGTGCAGGGGAAGAAGTACAAGGGAACGGGTTTCCTGGTGAAGGGAACCGCCGCCTTCGTCAAGGAGGGGCCGGAGTTCGACACGCTCAAGGCCGAATTTCCCTGGGCGCGCGCCGCACTCGTCGTGACCGTGGTGGAGGCGACGCAGACGCTGTAG